Proteins from one Clostridium cellulovorans 743B genomic window:
- a CDS encoding HlyD family secretion protein, whose protein sequence is MLNVYKLNEITDSKIQYDKKPPRFMYYIILVMLMLVVSFFIWSTKSIKTYIVTGNGIVTTENKSNITAKVSGEVKEVYIQEGKEVKAGDILIVFNSPEPKYQIEQVENQVEFLNKRIDLLKRAENEANKGTNTFDKNNIDELEFYNRLLGSNAKLEEYKVDEEALRKQGYKEAEIKQFYDKAQIKKNQIYYDTILSFTNERNQLEMEKDKLETQKKAIANSMNEYIIYAVSDGKIHLNSEIKKGMVLQSGSQIGSIAKVDGELTVEALISGSDRPRVQENDEVSLAIDGLNQAEYRTLNGNIESIDEDATIDNQKGKIYFKVKIRPDNNYIEDKNGDKVKLKLGMVTEVRVKYEKITYMKYFMEQIGIKGE, encoded by the coding sequence GTGTTGAATGTCTATAAATTGAATGAAATAACAGATAGTAAGATTCAATATGATAAGAAGCCACCAAGATTTATGTATTATATAATTTTGGTTATGTTGATGTTGGTTGTTAGTTTTTTTATATGGAGTACAAAATCAATAAAGACTTATATAGTTACGGGAAATGGTATAGTGACTACTGAAAATAAAAGTAACATAACCGCAAAAGTATCGGGAGAAGTAAAAGAAGTTTATATCCAAGAGGGGAAAGAAGTAAAGGCTGGAGATATACTTATTGTATTTAACTCACCAGAGCCCAAATATCAGATAGAACAGGTAGAAAATCAGGTAGAGTTTTTAAATAAAAGGATTGACCTCTTGAAAAGAGCTGAAAATGAGGCGAATAAAGGAACTAATACCTTCGATAAGAATAATATTGATGAACTAGAGTTTTATAATAGATTGTTAGGTAGTAATGCAAAACTTGAAGAGTATAAAGTGGATGAGGAAGCCTTGAGAAAACAAGGATATAAAGAAGCAGAAATAAAACAGTTCTATGATAAAGCTCAGATAAAAAAAAATCAGATATATTATGATACTATACTATCTTTTACTAATGAAAGAAATCAACTTGAAATGGAAAAGGATAAGCTGGAGACACAAAAAAAAGCTATAGCAAATTCTATGAATGAATATATTATTTATGCAGTTAGTGATGGGAAAATACATTTAAATAGTGAGATTAAAAAAGGAATGGTTCTACAAAGTGGTAGCCAAATAGGAAGTATAGCTAAGGTTGATGGAGAATTAACGGTAGAGGCGTTGATATCAGGTAGTGATAGACCTAGAGTACAAGAAAATGATGAAGTTTCTTTAGCTATTGATGGTTTAAATCAAGCTGAATATAGAACTTTAAATGGAAATATAGAGTCCATAGATGAAGATGCAACAATAGATAATCAAAAAGGAAAGATATATTTTAAGGTTAAAATTAGGCCTGATAATAATTATATAGAGGACAAAAATGGTGATAAGGTAAAATTAAAACTTGGAATGGTAACAGAAGTTAGAGTGAAATATGAGAAAATTACTTATATGAAATACTTTATGGAGCAAATTGGAATAAAGGGTGAGTAG
- a CDS encoding leucine-rich repeat protein — MKIKKKLISKMLVLVMCTSYTPTMKVFAEESKVVDQVTTSVIEKTEEIGVSNDKNNTEEIANPESDFAFNANIGEITGYYGEDTTVVIPSTIRGESVKSIGEMAFSSSWRKTANIESISIPEGVTDIKRYAFQRCANLKSIRIPNSTTVIYDNAFENCESLTDIVIPNGVRGLGAYVFSGCSSIETINIPTSICDIGAGAFRNCSKLKDIIVDNNNWYYTSDDGVLFNKSKNTVIKYPEGKYSESYLIPDSVINIGNYAFEYCSELKSVTIQNSVTDIGSGAFYYAKALTTVDIPNSVTKIGDDAFDGCSSLIGVTIPNSVTSIGANLFWRCSSLTNVKLPDGITNIPNNTFAECNSLKNIVIPSGVTSIGSSAFSYSGLTDVVIPDTVRTIGSWGFASCHDLASITIPDSVTTIKERAFQACYMLTSISIPRGIRTIESGAFEHCKSLKNVVIPENITEIRDTAFQYCSNLTNVTISYGVTSIGNYAFQFCDKLERIEIPDTTASISTNAFVSCPNVIFYVESNEEKQILINSGISDNKITVELQSEEGLVRSIILDNANVTLLNGYSLTLNAEVLPYNAKNKTLSWKSSNSDVAIVDETGKVTAVGLGKATITCTANDGSNQTATCLVITTDNYDSKFKFNQVTGTIEDYVGNDTVLVVPRTINGVLVTKIGNNAFNSCSDLNTIEIPNSITSIGDYAFNKCINLKNIVMPDSITSIGEDAFYKCINLKNITIPSSVTNIKRYAFSNCSSLESIVIPDSITTIEIGTFRECTNLETVSIPNSVTSIGSSAFFRCISLTNITIPSSATSIGSGAFCGCTGLKNVVLPNLQEISDNVFNHCTSLIGIIIPESVTNIGPYAFTNCDSLKYVIVPSTVKSIGKGAFENCNETMFYVDSMEEINLLCNNGSSGDKIQLASELPKINLTLSKTTLDMSTKQTETLVATILPKCITKNVSWESSNPDVASVDETGKITAIGEGTATITCSTTDGSNQSATCLVTSKEVLVNEFLGDVDSNEKVNVIDAALLKKYILNSSTVINLANADINGDGKVNAIDLVLLKKMILEK; from the coding sequence ATGAAGATTAAAAAAAAGTTAATAAGTAAAATGCTAGTATTAGTTATGTGTACAAGTTATACACCAACGATGAAAGTTTTTGCAGAAGAATCAAAAGTTGTAGATCAAGTAACAACAAGTGTAATTGAAAAAACTGAGGAAATAGGAGTTAGTAATGATAAAAACAACACAGAGGAAATCGCTAATCCTGAGTCTGATTTTGCATTTAATGCGAATATAGGAGAAATAACAGGATATTATGGTGAAGATACTACTGTTGTTATACCAAGTACAATTCGCGGTGAATCAGTAAAAAGTATAGGTGAAATGGCATTTTCTAGTTCATGGAGAAAAACTGCTAATATAGAAAGCATAAGCATTCCAGAGGGCGTAACTGACATAAAAAGGTATGCATTTCAGCGATGTGCTAATTTAAAAAGTATAAGAATTCCAAATAGTACGACGGTTATATATGATAATGCTTTTGAGAATTGTGAAAGTTTGACAGATATTGTGATACCAAATGGTGTAAGAGGTTTAGGAGCGTATGTGTTTTCAGGTTGTAGCAGTATAGAAACTATAAATATACCTACAAGCATTTGCGACATAGGAGCTGGAGCATTTAGAAATTGCTCTAAATTGAAAGATATAATTGTAGATAATAACAACTGGTATTATACCAGTGACGATGGAGTATTATTTAATAAATCAAAAAATACGGTAATTAAATATCCAGAAGGAAAGTATAGTGAAAGTTATCTTATTCCAGATAGTGTAATAAATATAGGAAATTATGCATTTGAATATTGTAGTGAATTAAAGAGCGTAACAATACAAAATAGTGTCACTGATATAGGCTCAGGTGCATTTTATTATGCTAAAGCTTTGACAACTGTAGATATTCCAAATAGTGTAACAAAAATAGGTGATGATGCTTTCGATGGTTGCAGTAGTTTAATAGGTGTAACCATTCCTAATAGTGTCACAAGTATAGGAGCGAATTTGTTTTGGAGGTGTTCAAGTTTAACTAATGTTAAACTACCTGATGGTATAACGAATATACCAAATAACACATTTGCAGAGTGTAATAGCTTAAAGAATATAGTAATTCCAAGTGGTGTAACAAGTATAGGAAGTTCTGCATTTTCATATTCTGGTTTGACAGATGTAGTTATTCCAGATACTGTTAGAACTATAGGGAGTTGGGGATTTGCAAGTTGTCATGACCTCGCAAGCATAACAATACCAGATAGTGTAACAACTATAAAGGAACGTGCATTTCAAGCTTGCTATATGTTAACAAGTATTTCAATTCCAAGGGGTATAAGAACTATAGAATCTGGTGCATTTGAACATTGCAAAAGTTTAAAAAATGTAGTGATCCCAGAAAATATAACTGAAATAAGAGATACTGCATTTCAGTATTGTAGCAATTTAACTAATGTAACAATATCATATGGGGTAACTAGTATAGGGAATTATGCATTTCAGTTTTGTGATAAATTAGAGCGTATAGAAATCCCAGATACTACAGCAAGTATAAGTACAAATGCATTTGTAAGTTGTCCCAATGTAATATTTTATGTTGAGAGTAATGAGGAAAAACAAATTTTGATTAACTCTGGTATAAGTGATAATAAAATTACAGTAGAACTCCAATCAGAAGAAGGACTTGTAAGAAGTATAATACTAGACAACGCAAATGTAACCCTGTTAAATGGATATTCCTTAACCTTAAATGCAGAAGTTTTACCTTACAATGCCAAGAATAAAACTTTATCATGGAAATCAAGTAACTCAGATGTAGCAATTGTAGATGAAACTGGAAAGGTCACTGCAGTAGGGCTAGGAAAAGCCACAATAACATGTACAGCAAATGATGGAAGTAATCAAACTGCTACATGTTTAGTGATAACTACTGATAATTATGATAGTAAATTTAAGTTTAACCAAGTAACAGGAACAATAGAAGATTATGTTGGAAATGATACTGTGTTAGTTGTTCCAAGAACGATTAATGGTGTTTTAGTTACTAAAATTGGGAATAATGCATTTAATTCTTGTAGTGATTTAAATACAATAGAGATTCCTAATAGCATAACAAGTATAGGAGATTATGCGTTTAATAAATGTATAAATTTAAAAAACATTGTAATGCCAGATAGTATAACCAGTATAGGGGAAGATGCTTTTTATAAATGTATAAACTTAAAAAATATAACAATTCCAAGTAGTGTAACAAATATAAAAAGGTATGCATTTTCAAATTGCAGTAGCCTAGAAAGTATAGTTATACCAGATAGCATAACAACTATAGAAATTGGTACATTTAGGGAGTGTACGAACTTAGAAACTGTGTCAATTCCAAATAGTGTAACAAGTATAGGTAGCAGTGCTTTTTTTAGATGTATTAGTTTAACAAATATAACAATTCCAAGTAGTGCAACAAGTATAGGTAGCGGTGCATTTTGTGGTTGCACAGGTTTAAAAAATGTAGTATTACCTAATTTACAAGAGATATCAGATAATGTTTTTAATCACTGCACTAGTTTAATAGGTATAATAATACCAGAAAGCGTAACCAATATTGGGCCTTACGCGTTTACAAATTGCGACAGCTTAAAATATGTAATAGTACCGAGTACTGTAAAAAGTATTGGCAAAGGTGCATTTGAAAACTGTAATGAGACAATGTTTTATGTAGATAGTATGGAAGAAATAAACCTATTGTGTAATAATGGTTCATCGGGAGATAAGATACAATTGGCAAGTGAATTACCGAAAATCAATCTAACCTTAAGCAAGACAACTTTAGATATGAGCACTAAGCAAACGGAAACACTAGTAGCAACAATACTACCTAAATGTATTACTAAAAATGTAAGTTGGGAATCTAGTAACCCAGACGTAGCAAGTGTAGATGAAACTGGAAAGATAACAGCGATAGGGGAAGGAACGGCAACAATAACATGCAGCACAACTGATGGAAGTAACCAATCTGCAACTTGTTTAGTTACAAGTAAAGAAGTTTTGGTAAATGAGTTTTTAGGTGATGTAGACAGTAATGAGAAAGTTAATGTTATTGATGCTGCATTATTAAAGAAATACATATTAAATAGTAGTACGGTTATTAACTTAGCTAATGCTGATATCAATGGAGACGGAAAAGTTAATGCTATAGATCTTGTATTATTAAAAAAGATGATTCTAGAGAAATAG
- a CDS encoding permease prefix domain 1-containing protein — translation MERIDKYIDNIYKEFDRNDDEVKELREEMKAHLYDEIEELKNRGFNEDESIKMAIENFGEETNVSIDLAYIINRQNKFISILWKLAIIVFIASVASYGVSLYSEHNAMKKFNKEYTGSINAIVQSKVITNIEKKDSISEIEKSELNEIINQYNSEQNNGLYNFIVKHSNDIVFEYKKQEPENKKYGYSVSFGGDNEWSVDFKLANDAALYEKTVDDVKDSYISSSNVLHNRLKKLSLQLAFVSWMMIVVYFIQKTVLRGISIKIFAMILFLETFLVFTALTFDDHKDFLLLMVPVFTLIGYVYTIYTRKSISISIKDKNQCLS, via the coding sequence GTGGAGAGGATAGATAAATATATTGATAATATTTACAAAGAATTCGATAGAAATGATGATGAAGTAAAAGAATTAAGAGAAGAAATGAAGGCTCATCTTTATGATGAGATTGAAGAACTTAAGAATAGAGGATTTAATGAAGACGAAAGTATAAAGATGGCTATTGAAAACTTTGGAGAAGAAACAAACGTATCTATAGATTTAGCTTATATAATAAATAGACAAAATAAATTTATAAGTATACTTTGGAAGTTAGCTATTATAGTATTTATCGCTTCTGTAGCAAGTTATGGGGTAAGTTTATATAGTGAACATAATGCTATGAAAAAATTTAATAAGGAATATACAGGATCAATAAATGCCATTGTTCAAAGTAAAGTAATTACTAATATAGAAAAGAAAGATAGTATTTCAGAAATAGAGAAATCAGAATTAAACGAGATTATTAATCAATATAATAGTGAACAAAATAATGGATTATATAATTTTATTGTAAAGCATTCAAATGATATAGTTTTTGAGTATAAAAAACAAGAACCTGAAAATAAAAAGTATGGATATAGTGTAAGTTTTGGAGGAGATAATGAATGGAGTGTTGATTTTAAATTAGCAAATGATGCAGCATTATATGAAAAAACAGTTGATGATGTTAAGGATAGCTATATAAGTTCTAGTAATGTACTGCATAATAGACTTAAAAAGCTATCATTACAGTTGGCATTTGTCTCATGGATGATGATAGTGGTATATTTTATACAAAAAACTGTTTTAAGGGGAATATCTATAAAAATATTTGCTATGATTTTATTTTTAGAAACTTTTTTAGTATTTACAGCGTTGACCTTTGATGATCATAAGGACTTTTTACTGTTAATGGTACCAGTATTTACACTAATAGGATACGTATACACAATATATACCAGAAAAAGCATATCAATTTCAATAAAAGATAAAAATCAGTGTCTTAGTTGA
- a CDS encoding PadR family transcriptional regulator → MEFDKESLKGYIDTIVLSVLQNEDMYGYEIAKRIKEKSRNGFVIKEATLYVSLKRLEKKEYLKGYWNDSEGTSGGRRRYYSITESGRSFFEERVDEWKILRELLSNFMEVVHSGEDR, encoded by the coding sequence GTGGAATTTGATAAGGAATCATTAAAAGGATATATCGACACAATTGTTTTATCAGTGCTGCAAAATGAAGATATGTATGGATATGAAATTGCTAAAAGAATAAAGGAAAAATCAAGGAATGGTTTTGTTATTAAAGAAGCTACGTTATATGTATCTTTAAAAAGGCTTGAAAAGAAAGAATACTTAAAAGGTTATTGGAATGATAGTGAAGGCACTAGCGGAGGAAGAAGACGTTATTATAGTATAACAGAATCTGGACGAAGTTTTTTTGAGGAACGGGTAGATGAATGGAAAATATTAAGGGAGCTGTTAAGTAATTTTATGGAGGTAGTACATAGTGGAGAGGATAGATAA
- a CDS encoding DedA family protein translates to MNVIFDLFDHYGYIVLLISLMLELIALPLPGETLMTYCGYVVHMDKLNFFICVFFATTGTIIGITFSYFIGRILEVSLVEKHGRYIHLNKKNFDKFAAWFNLYGAKLLIASYFIPGVRHITGYFAGMTKISYRKFAISAYSGALIWTFTFITLGKFLGSNWEKYHSILREYLGIIILVVVLLIIILYILKKCFPSIQKFLTASSHSIIKLSNSSEKKRKFFFKLSTITLILSALIIGIIQEYIANEFYHMFFIKFKEILSQIIKV, encoded by the coding sequence ATGAATGTTATATTTGATTTATTTGATCATTATGGATATATTGTATTATTAATTTCTTTAATGCTAGAATTAATAGCATTACCACTACCTGGCGAGACACTTATGACCTATTGCGGTTATGTTGTTCATATGGATAAACTTAATTTTTTTATTTGCGTTTTTTTCGCAACCACAGGAACAATAATAGGCATTACTTTCTCATATTTCATTGGAAGAATACTAGAAGTAAGCCTTGTAGAAAAACATGGTCGCTATATTCATTTAAATAAAAAAAACTTTGATAAATTTGCAGCATGGTTTAATCTTTATGGTGCAAAATTACTAATTGCATCATACTTTATTCCTGGTGTAAGACATATCACTGGCTATTTTGCAGGAATGACTAAAATTTCCTATAGAAAGTTTGCAATTAGTGCCTATAGCGGTGCACTTATATGGACCTTTACTTTTATTACCTTAGGCAAATTTCTCGGCTCAAACTGGGAAAAGTACCATAGCATCTTGAGAGAATATTTAGGAATAATTATATTAGTCGTAGTTCTACTAATAATTATTCTATATATTTTAAAAAAATGTTTTCCAAGTATTCAAAAATTCCTTACTGCTTCTAGTCATAGCATCATAAAGCTTTCAAATTCTTCTGAAAAGAAAAGAAAGTTCTTTTTTAAACTATCAACTATAACTTTAATTTTATCAGCTCTTATAATAGGGATTATTCAAGAATATATTGCAAATGAATTTTATCATATGTTTTTTATTAAATTTAAGGAAATTCTATCTCAAATCATAAAAGTGTAA
- a CDS encoding peptidase domain-containing ABC transporter: protein MGKKNLLVKQHDATDCAAACLATICMYYKKEVTITRLRDILGTDIKGTTLSGIENGAKQLGFDTKAIRVDKEGFQSKFTLPCIAHTITKEGLSHFVVLHRIQKGKIIVLNPATEIERLSVDDFFKEFDGILLLMVPNNEFTSFKNKSEGMLSKFIKILLPQKSLFIYSIICSVILTLLGVASSFFNKILMDEILPYGLKDQLKLFVIGFLVLGVAQIILSAIRQHMLLYLSQKIDIPLLLGYFKHVYKLPMVFFTTRKVGDILTRFSDANTIKNVLTSVSLSLIIDITLASFSAVILYTMNSKLFLVITILTLVNAILVYVFKEPYKKINLKHMEAESRLNSYIIESLKGLETIKVLSAEEKSIEKLEVEYIKNLRIVFKEGVLANVQGSISGAVSTVGNLILMYIGAMMVIDGKITLGSLMAFTSLSGYFMNPIGRLIGLQLTIQEASISLKRISEIYEVDIEQKEENKIKIADIDGNIDIKNVTFRYGSRPPVLKDVNITIPARKKVALVGESGSGKSTISKLLLKYYTPEEGKINIAGYGIEELDIYSLRKAIAYVPQNIELFSGTIRENITLGKDDATYDDIKHACKNASCNDFIEKLPAKYDTYLDEAGGGLSGGERQRVALARALIKKSKFLILDEATSNLDFISETNIYNTLFAKGKDLTMLIIAHRLSTIRNCDLIYVMDKGTVVEVGDHETLLNKKGYYYRLYKSQVGEINPKNIEDEREKCEVNELQKNYIAVDELIEVEEYEYN, encoded by the coding sequence GTGGGGAAAAAGAATTTATTAGTAAAGCAACATGATGCTACTGACTGTGCAGCAGCATGTTTAGCTACTATCTGTATGTATTACAAAAAAGAAGTAACAATAACAAGATTAAGAGACATTTTGGGTACTGATATAAAGGGTACAACACTCAGTGGTATTGAAAATGGGGCTAAGCAGCTAGGGTTTGATACTAAAGCAATAAGAGTAGATAAGGAAGGATTTCAAAGTAAATTTACTTTGCCTTGCATAGCGCATACCATAACTAAAGAAGGTTTGTCACATTTTGTAGTTTTACATAGAATACAAAAAGGAAAGATAATAGTTTTAAATCCTGCAACGGAAATTGAAAGACTTAGCGTAGATGATTTTTTTAAAGAATTTGATGGAATACTTTTACTTATGGTACCAAATAATGAATTTACATCATTTAAAAACAAGAGTGAAGGAATGCTTTCAAAGTTTATAAAAATATTACTACCGCAGAAATCATTATTCATTTATAGTATCATTTGCTCAGTAATACTTACTTTGTTAGGTGTAGCATCATCTTTTTTTAATAAGATTTTGATGGATGAGATATTACCCTATGGATTAAAAGATCAGCTTAAGCTCTTTGTAATAGGTTTTTTAGTATTGGGAGTTGCTCAAATAATTTTATCAGCTATAAGACAGCATATGTTACTATATCTATCTCAAAAGATAGATATACCGTTGCTACTTGGATATTTTAAACATGTATACAAATTGCCAATGGTGTTTTTTACTACAAGAAAAGTAGGGGACATATTAACTAGATTTAGCGATGCAAATACGATAAAAAATGTTCTTACATCAGTATCACTATCGTTAATTATAGATATTACCTTAGCATCTTTTTCAGCAGTAATTCTATATACGATGAATAGTAAGTTGTTTTTGGTAATTACAATACTTACCTTGGTAAATGCAATATTGGTTTATGTCTTTAAAGAACCATATAAGAAAATCAATTTAAAGCATATGGAAGCAGAGTCTAGGCTTAATAGTTATATTATAGAAAGTTTAAAGGGATTAGAGACAATAAAGGTGTTATCAGCAGAAGAAAAAAGTATAGAAAAGCTAGAAGTAGAGTACATAAAGAATCTTAGAATTGTATTTAAAGAAGGGGTATTAGCCAATGTTCAAGGATCAATTTCTGGTGCAGTATCAACTGTAGGTAACCTTATACTAATGTATATTGGAGCAATGATGGTTATAGATGGGAAAATTACTTTAGGTAGTTTAATGGCATTTACATCATTATCAGGTTATTTTATGAATCCGATAGGAAGATTAATTGGGTTACAATTAACCATACAGGAAGCAAGTATATCATTAAAAAGAATTTCTGAAATTTATGAGGTGGATATAGAGCAGAAGGAAGAGAATAAGATAAAAATAGCAGATATTGATGGAAATATAGATATTAAAAATGTTACATTTAGGTACGGAAGTAGACCTCCTGTTCTTAAGGATGTGAATATTACAATACCGGCGAGAAAAAAGGTAGCATTGGTTGGTGAATCAGGAAGTGGTAAAAGTACAATATCGAAGTTGTTACTTAAGTACTATACACCTGAAGAAGGGAAAATAAATATAGCAGGTTATGGTATTGAAGAATTAGATATCTATTCATTAAGAAAAGCAATAGCATATGTACCTCAAAATATAGAACTTTTTTCTGGAACAATTAGAGAAAATATTACGTTAGGCAAAGATGATGCTACCTATGATGATATTAAACATGCTTGTAAAAATGCCAGTTGCAATGATTTTATTGAAAAGCTACCAGCAAAATATGATACATACCTAGATGAAGCCGGAGGTGGTTTATCTGGAGGAGAAAGGCAGAGGGTTGCACTTGCAAGAGCATTAATAAAAAAATCAAAATTTCTTATACTAGATGAGGCTACTAGTAACCTTGACTTTATTAGTGAAACCAACATTTATAATACACTATTTGCTAAAGGAAAAGATTTAACTATGTTAATTATTGCACATAGGTTATCAACTATTAGAAATTGTGATTTGATCTACGTTATGGATAAAGGTACAGTAGTAGAAGTTGGAGATCATGAAACATTATTAAATAAAAAAGGGTACTACTATAGACTATATAAAAGTCAGGTAGGCGAAATAAATCCTAAGAATATAGAGGACGAGCGTGAAAAATGTGAGGTTAATGAACTGCAGAAAAACTATATAGCAGTAGATGAATTAATCGAGGTAGAAGAATATGAGTATAATTGA
- a CDS encoding pectinesterase family protein translates to MIVCKDGSGDFKTIQEAINSIPDNSNEKVTIYIKDGVYKEKLHITKPYVILIGESTEKTIITFDDYANKLFPNGEKYRTFNSYTVFISGDNFTAQNITIENSAGSGDVVGQAVALYVDSDKAIFKKCKFLGQQDTIFTGPLPPKPIEGNDFGGPMEGKPRRNVRQYFEQCYIEGDIDFIFGSSTVVFNKCEVFSLDKDKPINGYITAASTPEGLDFGYVFIDCKLTSNAKKETVYLGRPWRDYAKTAFINCYMGKHIINEGWHNWDKKQAENLVSYVEYNSYGPGATLDKRAQWTKVLSRESVAIYSISNVLSGNDNWNPIDSSCEV, encoded by the coding sequence ATGATAGTTTGTAAAGATGGAAGTGGAGATTTTAAAACAATTCAAGAGGCTATAAATTCTATACCAGATAATAGTAACGAAAAAGTTACTATTTATATTAAAGATGGAGTTTATAAAGAAAAGCTACATATTACCAAGCCATATGTAATCTTAATCGGAGAAAGTACTGAAAAAACTATTATAACTTTTGATGATTATGCTAACAAACTATTTCCTAACGGCGAAAAATATAGAACCTTTAATTCATATACTGTATTTATTTCTGGTGACAATTTCACAGCTCAAAATATTACCATTGAAAATTCTGCTGGTAGTGGAGACGTCGTGGGGCAAGCAGTGGCATTATATGTTGATAGCGACAAAGCTATATTTAAGAAATGTAAATTCCTTGGACAACAAGACACTATATTTACTGGTCCTCTTCCCCCTAAGCCTATAGAAGGAAACGATTTTGGTGGTCCTATGGAAGGTAAACCAAGAAGAAATGTTAGACAATACTTTGAACAATGTTATATTGAAGGTGATATAGACTTCATATTCGGTTCTTCAACAGTTGTCTTTAATAAATGTGAAGTTTTTTCCTTAGACAAAGATAAACCTATTAATGGATATATAACTGCAGCCTCAACACCAGAAGGTTTAGATTTTGGGTATGTATTTATAGATTGTAAATTAACAAGCAATGCAAAAAAAGAAACAGTGTATCTAGGACGACCTTGGAGAGACTATGCCAAAACTGCTTTTATAAATTGTTATATGGGAAAACATATAATTAACGAAGGATGGCACAATTGGGATAAGAAACAAGCAGAAAATTTAGTTAGCTATGTAGAATACAATAGCTATGGCCCAGGAGCTACACTAGACAAAAGAGCTCAGTGGACAAAGGTGCTATCAAGAGAATCAGTAGCTATTTATTCGATCAGCAACGTACTTTCTGGAAACGATAATTGGAATCCTATAGATTCATCTTGTGAAGTTTAA